In Nocardioides sp. InS609-2, a single genomic region encodes these proteins:
- a CDS encoding glycoside hydrolase family 13 protein, translating into MPLLDNPHHDGSPVYVRLGDESQEVPALGSVVALRMASSTGDPIDAVWIRTTYDAEPTFHPCTRDDDGAWTGAIPVHNPVTHYRFLIVRGDSQEWLTGAGLADRDVPDAYDFKLSAHPAAPAWGREGVVYQIFPDRFARSAAADGRTTPGWALPAAWDDEVIFEPADLRTPHQLYGGDLDGITEHLDHVAEVGADIVYTTPVFPAESNHRYNASTFDGVEPLLGGDAAYQRLSRAVHDRGWRIIGDLTTNHTGDTHEWFRTATADPHARERTYYYLDHEGRYESWMGHPTLPKVNHSDPALRSAMVEGPDSVVGRWLQPPYDLDGWRIDVANMTGRLGSVDVAHDVARAVRRTAEALRPDPWVIGEHNHDATGDVDGDGWHGVMNYSGFSWPVWSWLVDPASPARPFGRPVTVPRRPGPVVVQTLREWQGTLGWRATANSWNILGSHDSARIRTMVGDPAVHRVAAGLQFTMPGVPMVFAGDEIGLEGVLGEDSRRPMPWDRRDEWDHATLATYSSLAAVRREHPALRGGGLRWVYVDDDTICFLREHPAGSVLVTARRAGGSAFDVPYDGAELLLATEPGAAGDPGAASAGPVLTIHLAAG; encoded by the coding sequence GTGCCACTGCTGGACAACCCCCACCACGACGGCTCCCCGGTCTACGTCCGCCTCGGCGACGAGAGCCAGGAGGTGCCCGCGCTGGGCAGCGTCGTGGCCCTGCGGATGGCCAGCAGCACCGGAGACCCGATCGACGCGGTCTGGATCCGGACGACGTACGACGCGGAGCCGACGTTCCACCCCTGCACCCGTGACGACGACGGTGCATGGACCGGCGCGATCCCGGTGCACAACCCAGTCACGCACTACCGGTTCCTCATTGTGCGGGGCGACAGCCAGGAGTGGCTGACGGGTGCGGGACTGGCCGACCGCGATGTGCCCGATGCCTACGACTTCAAGCTCAGCGCCCACCCCGCCGCGCCGGCATGGGGCCGCGAGGGCGTGGTCTACCAGATCTTCCCGGACCGGTTCGCCCGCTCGGCCGCTGCCGACGGACGCACGACCCCGGGCTGGGCGCTGCCTGCCGCCTGGGACGACGAGGTGATCTTCGAGCCCGCCGATCTGCGCACACCGCACCAGCTCTATGGCGGGGACCTCGACGGGATCACCGAGCACCTCGACCACGTCGCCGAGGTCGGCGCCGACATCGTCTACACGACGCCGGTCTTCCCTGCCGAGAGCAACCATCGCTACAACGCGTCCACGTTCGACGGCGTCGAACCGCTGCTCGGCGGCGACGCGGCCTACCAGCGCCTCAGCCGGGCCGTGCACGACCGCGGCTGGCGCATCATCGGCGACCTCACGACCAACCACACCGGCGACACCCACGAGTGGTTCCGCACGGCGACGGCCGATCCCCACGCGCGCGAGCGAACGTACTACTACCTCGACCACGAGGGCCGCTACGAGTCGTGGATGGGCCACCCCACGCTGCCGAAGGTCAACCACTCCGACCCCGCGCTGCGCTCGGCCATGGTCGAGGGCCCCGACTCCGTGGTCGGGCGCTGGCTGCAGCCGCCGTACGACCTCGACGGCTGGCGGATCGACGTCGCCAACATGACCGGTCGCCTCGGGTCGGTCGACGTCGCGCACGACGTCGCCCGTGCCGTACGACGCACCGCCGAGGCCCTGCGCCCGGACCCGTGGGTCATCGGCGAGCACAACCACGACGCGACCGGTGACGTCGACGGCGACGGCTGGCACGGCGTCATGAACTACTCCGGCTTCTCGTGGCCGGTCTGGTCGTGGCTGGTCGACCCGGCCTCCCCCGCCCGGCCGTTCGGTCGTCCGGTCACCGTGCCGCGACGACCCGGACCGGTCGTCGTACAGACATTGCGGGAGTGGCAGGGCACCCTCGGCTGGCGCGCGACCGCCAACTCGTGGAACATCCTCGGCTCCCACGACAGCGCCCGGATCCGCACCATGGTGGGCGATCCGGCGGTCCACCGGGTGGCTGCGGGGCTTCAGTTCACGATGCCGGGCGTGCCGATGGTGTTCGCCGGCGACGAGATCGGACTGGAAGGCGTGCTCGGCGAGGACTCCCGCCGGCCGATGCCCTGGGACCGCCGCGACGAGTGGGACCACGCCACGCTTGCGACGTACTCCTCTCTCGCGGCCGTGCGCCGCGAGCACCCCGCGCTGCGCGGGGGCGGGCTGCGATGGGTGTACGTCGATGACGACACGATCTGCTTCCTGCGCGAGCACCCCGCCGGGTCGGTGCTCGTCACCGCGCGGCGGGCGGGAGGTTCCGCCTTCGACGTGCCGTACGACGGTGCGGAGCTGCTGCTGGCGACCGAGCCCGGGGCTGCGGGAGACCCGGGGGCAGCGAGTGCCGGGCCGGTGCTGACGATCCACCTCGCCGCTGGTTGA
- a CDS encoding metallophosphoesterase, with protein sequence MRRPRHTTTLRWIAMAAVWLVVSLATASTLFLTSSRTTVLASHDAVLRPTLDSHAVLKTGPVLPNFRIATKGRIGVSIDLGKTEAASTAELFQRYAVIAAEPDAQIAKAEALVVDMALSAALRGAAVGCLPVAIYYLVGRERRRELLLGLRHLQLKTLVGALVLLLIAIAFWQPWQTRDDSVEEAREWIPLADYLGDDVPLPEEADGVEIRVDVTTDQSKRLFESAASTYDQSKEFYADVVDAAGELELRVPEEGETVVTLVSDRHDNIGMDKVARAISDAGGGTAVYDAGDDTSSGAAWEAFSLDSLDDAFGDLDRWAVAGNHDNGTFVARYLGDLGWTTFDGEIIDGPANTTLLGVDDPRSSGLGNWRDETGLSSTEVGERLADAACAADERVSTMLVHDANLGKEALARGCVDLVVGGHLHVEVGPTEVAGEDGSTGWSYTMGTTGGAAYAIAVGSKPRRDASVALITYAEGRPTGIQSVLLRTNGDLVANAWTPIPLVDAEPTDQK encoded by the coding sequence ATGCGCCGCCCTCGGCACACGACCACCCTCCGCTGGATCGCCATGGCGGCGGTGTGGCTGGTCGTGTCCCTGGCAACGGCGTCGACCCTGTTCCTGACGAGTAGCCGCACGACGGTGCTGGCCAGCCACGACGCCGTACTCCGCCCGACGCTCGACAGCCATGCGGTGCTCAAGACCGGGCCGGTGCTGCCCAACTTCCGGATCGCCACGAAGGGCCGGATCGGCGTCAGCATCGATCTCGGCAAGACCGAGGCCGCGTCGACCGCGGAGCTGTTCCAGCGCTACGCCGTGATCGCGGCGGAGCCGGACGCGCAGATCGCGAAGGCCGAGGCGCTGGTCGTCGACATGGCGCTGTCGGCTGCGCTGCGAGGCGCTGCGGTCGGCTGCCTGCCCGTCGCGATCTACTACCTGGTGGGCCGGGAGCGGCGCCGCGAGCTGCTGCTCGGCCTCCGGCACCTTCAGCTGAAGACGCTGGTCGGCGCGCTGGTGCTGCTGCTCATCGCGATCGCCTTCTGGCAGCCGTGGCAGACCCGCGACGACTCGGTCGAGGAGGCGCGCGAGTGGATCCCGCTGGCCGACTACCTCGGCGACGACGTACCCCTGCCCGAGGAGGCCGACGGGGTCGAGATCCGCGTCGACGTGACCACCGATCAGTCGAAGCGGCTCTTCGAGAGCGCGGCGTCGACGTACGACCAGAGCAAGGAGTTCTACGCCGACGTCGTCGATGCGGCAGGCGAGCTCGAGCTGCGCGTGCCCGAGGAGGGCGAGACCGTGGTGACGCTGGTGTCCGACCGGCACGACAACATCGGCATGGACAAGGTCGCGCGCGCGATCAGTGACGCCGGCGGCGGGACCGCTGTCTACGACGCGGGCGACGACACCTCGTCGGGCGCCGCGTGGGAGGCGTTCTCGCTGGACTCCCTCGACGACGCGTTCGGCGACCTCGACCGGTGGGCGGTGGCGGGCAACCACGACAACGGCACGTTCGTGGCCCGCTACCTCGGTGATCTCGGCTGGACGACGTTCGACGGCGAGATCATCGACGGGCCTGCCAACACCACGCTGCTCGGCGTCGACGACCCGCGCTCGAGCGGCTTGGGCAACTGGCGCGACGAGACCGGGCTGTCGTCCACCGAGGTGGGCGAGAGACTGGCGGACGCGGCGTGTGCGGCCGACGAACGGGTGTCGACGATGCTCGTGCACGACGCGAACCTGGGCAAGGAAGCCCTGGCCCGCGGGTGCGTCGACCTCGTCGTCGGCGGACACCTGCACGTCGAGGTCGGCCCCACCGAGGTGGCCGGCGAGGACGGCAGCACCGGCTGGTCCTACACGATGGGCACCACCGGCGGGGCGGCGTACGCCATCGCCGTCGGCAGCAAGCCGCGCCGCGACGCATCGGTTGCGCTGATCACGTACGCCGAGGGCCGGCCGACCGGGATCCAGAGCGTGCTGCTGCGCACCAACGGCGATCTCGTGGCCAACGCGTGGACGCCCATCCCGCTCGTCGACGCAGAGCCCACCGATCAGAAGTAG
- a CDS encoding MarR family transcriptional regulator, whose amino-acid sequence MARLSNDDALAVEWHQLMGRYQRLMCSLDRELGSAHALSASEFEVLQQLSQADECSMRMTQLGESAHLTQSALSRLLSRLERDGLLTRESCNQDRRALFVALTDAGRTRYAEARPTQRRVLREAGSDCLDRTS is encoded by the coding sequence ATGGCACGCCTCAGCAACGACGATGCGTTGGCGGTGGAGTGGCACCAGCTGATGGGCCGCTACCAGCGCCTGATGTGCTCACTCGACCGGGAGCTAGGCTCGGCACACGCGCTCTCTGCGAGCGAGTTCGAGGTCCTGCAGCAGCTCTCCCAGGCCGACGAGTGCAGCATGCGGATGACCCAGCTGGGCGAGAGCGCACACCTCACGCAGAGTGCGCTCTCCCGTCTGCTGAGCAGGCTCGAGCGCGACGGCCTGCTCACTCGCGAGTCGTGCAACCAGGACCGGCGCGCCCTGTTCGTGGCCCTGACCGATGCCGGGCGCACCCGGTACGCCGAGGCGCGGCCGACGCAGCGCCGGGTCCTGCGCGAAGCCGGGTCGGACTGCCTCGATCGCACCAGCTGA
- the pdxY gene encoding pyridoxal kinase PdxY produces MKILSIQSSVAYGHVGNSAAVFPLQRLGHEVWPVFTVHFSNHTGYGAWRGPLLSPDDVREVIIGIEERGVLGEVDAVLSGYQGGSGIADVILDAVARVKAANPRATYTCDPVMGNAKSGCFVDPAIPPVIRERVVPKADVITPNQFELGFLTDTHPDTLKSTLAAARKAMAMGPSTVLVTSVQRPDRPAGTIETMAVNADGAWVARTPYLPFKANGSGDVTAALFTAHLHETGSAAEALACTTSSVFDLLQNTLDSGERELRLIASQDTFAQPRMQFEVTQVR; encoded by the coding sequence GTGAAGATCCTGTCGATCCAGTCCTCGGTCGCCTACGGCCACGTCGGCAACTCCGCCGCCGTCTTCCCGCTCCAGCGGCTCGGTCACGAAGTCTGGCCGGTCTTCACGGTGCACTTCTCCAACCACACCGGGTACGGCGCGTGGCGGGGTCCGCTGCTCTCCCCCGACGACGTCCGCGAGGTCATCATCGGCATCGAGGAGCGCGGTGTGCTGGGAGAGGTCGACGCGGTGCTGTCGGGCTACCAGGGCGGCTCCGGCATCGCCGACGTGATCCTCGACGCCGTGGCCCGCGTCAAGGCGGCCAACCCGCGGGCGACGTACACCTGTGACCCGGTGATGGGCAACGCCAAGTCGGGCTGTTTCGTGGACCCGGCGATCCCGCCGGTGATCCGCGAGCGGGTGGTGCCGAAGGCCGACGTGATCACGCCCAACCAGTTCGAGCTCGGCTTCCTCACCGACACGCACCCCGACACCCTGAAGTCGACGCTGGCTGCGGCCCGAAAGGCGATGGCGATGGGCCCGTCGACCGTGCTGGTCACGTCGGTGCAGCGACCCGACCGCCCCGCCGGCACCATCGAGACGATGGCGGTCAACGCCGACGGGGCGTGGGTCGCGCGGACGCCGTACCTGCCCTTCAAGGCCAACGGCTCCGGCGACGTCACCGCTGCCCTCTTCACCGCACACCTTCACGAGACCGGGTCGGCCGCCGAAGCGCTGGCGTGCACCACCTCGAGCGTCTTCGACCTGCTGCAGAACACCCTCGACTCCGGCGAGCGTGAGCTGCGACTGATCGCGTCGCAGGACACGTTTGCCCAGCCCCGCATGCAGTTCGAGGTCACTCAGGTGCGGTGA
- a CDS encoding DUF4032 domain-containing protein: MALRIVASRPDPAILTLPWSTPLEEWTDEYVVPLPRGLSRHVVRIIRLGTHTYAVKETNEPIAFREYTTLRDMQRLGLPAVVPHGVVAGRVDADGEELPAALITHHLQFSLPYRSLFSHGLTGENLPSLVDAIVVLLVRLHLAGFYWGDVSLSNVLFRRNAGEFAAYLVDAETGELRDEVSPRMREYDVTVGCENVFAELLDLQASGAVDTETPGHKIIDYLRERYELLWTELTSEEEFSAQDLWRIEQRVERLNDLGFDVEEIDIVTDFDGDSVRIQPKVVELGHHCRELQALTGMNVEDNQARRLLNDLASFTAHFDLGREDRHLVASRWMTQIYEPIMAMIPPDARGKLEPAEIYHEILVHRWYLSERAGHEVGIFETAQDYIDNELKKRPDEVIATDEE, translated from the coding sequence ATGGCCCTGCGCATCGTGGCCAGCCGCCCCGACCCGGCGATCCTGACGCTGCCGTGGTCGACGCCGCTGGAGGAGTGGACCGACGAGTACGTCGTCCCGCTCCCGCGCGGCCTCTCGCGGCACGTCGTACGCATCATCCGGCTCGGCACGCACACCTACGCGGTCAAGGAGACGAACGAGCCGATCGCCTTCCGGGAGTACACGACCCTGCGCGACATGCAGCGCCTCGGCCTCCCGGCGGTGGTCCCGCACGGGGTCGTGGCCGGGCGGGTCGACGCTGATGGCGAGGAGCTGCCGGCCGCGCTGATCACTCACCACCTTCAGTTCTCGCTGCCCTATCGCAGCCTCTTCTCGCACGGCCTCACGGGCGAGAACCTGCCCAGCCTCGTCGACGCGATCGTCGTGCTGCTGGTCCGGCTGCACCTGGCCGGCTTCTACTGGGGCGACGTGTCGCTGTCCAACGTGCTCTTCCGTCGCAACGCCGGCGAGTTCGCGGCGTACCTCGTGGACGCCGAGACCGGCGAGCTGCGCGACGAGGTCAGCCCCCGGATGCGGGAGTACGACGTCACGGTGGGCTGCGAGAACGTGTTCGCCGAGCTCCTCGACCTGCAGGCCAGTGGCGCTGTCGACACCGAGACTCCGGGGCACAAGATCATCGATTACCTCCGCGAGCGCTACGAGCTGCTCTGGACCGAGCTCACCTCGGAGGAGGAGTTCTCCGCGCAGGACCTGTGGCGCATCGAGCAGCGCGTCGAACGGCTCAACGACCTCGGCTTCGACGTCGAGGAGATCGACATCGTCACCGACTTCGACGGCGACAGCGTGCGCATCCAGCCCAAGGTCGTCGAGCTCGGGCACCACTGTCGCGAGCTGCAGGCGCTGACCGGCATGAACGTCGAGGACAACCAGGCCCGCCGGCTGCTGAACGACCTCGCGTCGTTCACCGCGCACTTCGACCTCGGCCGCGAGGACCGGCACCTGGTCGCCAGCCGCTGGATGACCCAGATCTACGAACCGATCATGGCGATGATCCCGCCCGACGCGCGCGGCAAGCTCGAGCCGGCGGAGATCTACCACGAGATCCTCGTGCACCGCTGGTACCTCTCCGAGCGGGCCGGCCACGAGGTCGGCATCTTCGAGACCGCGCAGGACTACATCGACAACGAGCTGAAGAAGCGTCCCGACGAGGTCATCGCCACCGACGAGGAGTAG
- a CDS encoding GNAT family N-acetyltransferase, whose translation METRALTADDLPLTTALSKEAFGAWPAGTPDPDPATFPPPGRHSWGTLDQGVLLAKVMGREYHSWFHGVEVATNGIAGVAVRTESRGQGLLDDLFRVVLDEGLRERGEVISTLFPTAPGIYRRFGYELISSYDAVEVPTSALAAVRPAEGITLRRATADDFDAVRAVYDAWAAAHNGPLTRRGASFVATAQEFIDAFTGVTLACDAAGEVLGYSSWVRGSGYDHTATIEVADLLGSTPDALRALLRSLGSFATVTGHVRFETSGLDAIRLLLPSLAWPVTSGHAYMLRVHDVVGACTGLSLPEGGPVRFSVEGDLMETMDGSYELTGGTSVCTRVDSFDGPVFAPRGLAIAYAGAASCATIRTAGLLTGPATYDAGIDGLFGAREPHIRDYF comes from the coding sequence GTGGAAACCCGCGCCCTGACTGCCGACGACCTGCCGCTGACGACCGCCCTGAGCAAGGAGGCGTTCGGCGCCTGGCCGGCCGGCACGCCCGACCCCGACCCGGCCACGTTCCCACCGCCCGGCCGGCACAGCTGGGGCACCCTCGACCAGGGCGTGCTGCTGGCCAAGGTGATGGGGCGCGAGTACCACTCCTGGTTCCACGGCGTCGAGGTCGCCACCAACGGCATCGCGGGCGTCGCCGTACGCACCGAGTCGCGTGGGCAGGGGCTGCTCGACGACCTGTTCCGGGTCGTACTCGACGAGGGCCTGCGCGAGCGCGGCGAGGTGATCTCGACGCTCTTCCCGACGGCGCCGGGCATCTACCGTCGCTTCGGCTACGAGCTGATCTCGTCGTACGACGCCGTCGAGGTGCCGACGAGCGCGCTGGCCGCGGTCCGGCCCGCCGAAGGCATCACCCTGCGCCGCGCGACCGCCGACGACTTCGACGCCGTCCGGGCCGTGTACGACGCGTGGGCCGCCGCCCACAACGGGCCACTCACCCGCCGCGGAGCGTCGTTCGTCGCCACCGCTCAGGAGTTCATCGACGCCTTCACCGGCGTCACCCTGGCGTGTGACGCCGCTGGAGAGGTGCTCGGCTACAGCTCGTGGGTGCGCGGCTCCGGCTACGACCACACGGCCACCATCGAGGTCGCCGACCTGCTGGGCTCGACGCCTGACGCGTTGCGGGCGCTACTGCGCTCGCTGGGCTCGTTCGCCACCGTGACCGGGCACGTGCGCTTCGAGACGTCGGGCCTGGACGCGATACGCCTCCTCCTGCCGTCGCTGGCCTGGCCGGTCACCAGCGGGCATGCCTACATGCTGCGCGTGCACGACGTCGTCGGCGCCTGCACCGGGCTGTCGCTGCCCGAGGGCGGACCGGTGCGCTTCTCGGTCGAGGGCGACCTGATGGAGACGATGGACGGCTCCTACGAGCTCACCGGCGGCACGTCGGTCTGCACCCGCGTCGACTCCTTCGACGGACCGGTCTTCGCCCCTCGCGGCCTGGCCATCGCCTACGCCGGCGCGGCCTCGTGCGCGACGATCCGGACCGCCGGGCTGCTCACCGGCCCCGCGACGTACGACGCGGGGATCGACGGGCTCTTCGGCGCACGAGAGCCGCACATCCGCGACTACTTCTGA
- a CDS encoding class I SAM-dependent methyltransferase — protein MSPTKIHQHPLAYLLGTEGIALMRAYAGEHDRDFTRSRIAGMRRLLDQADGFGDGVDLEEISMAEGYDSWAPSYDNPDNGFFAMDEAAMLPILDTIPAGDAVDAMCGTGRYAEHLAERGHRVRGYDVSPGMLDVARAKVPEAEFDVADVTSMPVQDASADVMVNALAINHVEDLGPAFAEAARILRPGGHLLLCSMAGYFLGSRFSPMPEYDARGNIGYIQEWNHSTGDYLRAALAAGLVVRDCQELTADVSPDENAGDPELPQPGLPMRIWQLHRWVPEAAHAVRDDRVCLTVWHFTAPE, from the coding sequence ATGTCACCCACGAAGATCCACCAGCACCCGCTCGCCTACCTCCTCGGCACCGAGGGCATCGCCCTGATGCGCGCCTACGCAGGCGAGCACGACCGCGACTTCACCCGGTCCCGCATTGCCGGGATGCGCCGACTCCTCGACCAGGCCGACGGCTTCGGCGACGGCGTCGACCTCGAGGAGATCTCGATGGCCGAGGGGTACGACAGTTGGGCGCCGTCGTACGACAATCCTGACAACGGGTTCTTCGCCATGGACGAGGCAGCGATGCTGCCGATTCTCGACACGATCCCGGCCGGTGACGCGGTCGATGCCATGTGCGGCACCGGGCGCTATGCCGAGCACCTGGCAGAGCGGGGCCACAGAGTCCGGGGGTACGACGTCTCGCCGGGCATGCTCGACGTGGCCCGGGCGAAGGTGCCCGAAGCGGAGTTCGACGTCGCCGACGTCACGTCGATGCCCGTCCAGGACGCGAGCGCCGACGTCATGGTCAACGCCCTGGCGATCAACCACGTCGAGGACCTCGGGCCGGCGTTCGCAGAAGCGGCGCGCATCCTGCGGCCGGGCGGGCACCTGCTCCTGTGCTCGATGGCCGGCTACTTCCTCGGCTCCCGGTTCTCCCCGATGCCGGAGTACGACGCCCGGGGCAACATCGGCTACATCCAGGAGTGGAACCACTCGACAGGCGACTACCTGCGCGCGGCGCTGGCTGCCGGGTTGGTGGTCCGGGACTGCCAGGAGCTCACGGCCGACGTGTCTCCCGACGAGAACGCGGGTGATCCGGAGCTTCCGCAGCCGGGTCTCCCGATGAGGATCTGGCAGCTCCATCGCTGGGTGCCGGAGGCCGCGCACGCGGTGCGCGACGACCGGGTCTGCCTCACGGTGTGGCACTTCACCGCACCTGAGTGA
- a CDS encoding HNH endonuclease → MYECLGCGVVGAGRVGRKFCSNACQRRKQQRDLVDEWLATGQAFPASKRGHYVRSFLMGEQAGRCAVCACPHTWCGQELVFVLDQVDGDSGNNARANLRLVCPNCDSQLPTYKNRNNGRGRHARRLRYAGGQSY, encoded by the coding sequence ATGTACGAGTGCCTGGGGTGTGGGGTGGTCGGCGCGGGGCGCGTCGGCCGCAAGTTTTGCAGCAACGCCTGTCAGCGCCGCAAGCAACAGCGCGACCTGGTGGACGAGTGGCTTGCCACTGGTCAGGCCTTCCCGGCTTCGAAGCGCGGCCACTACGTGCGGTCATTCCTCATGGGCGAGCAAGCCGGCCGTTGCGCGGTCTGCGCATGTCCTCACACGTGGTGCGGCCAGGAGCTGGTGTTCGTCCTCGACCAGGTCGACGGCGACTCTGGCAACAACGCCCGCGCCAACCTTCGCCTGGTGTGTCCCAACTGCGACTCCCAGCTTCCGACGTACAAGAACCGCAACAACGGACGCGGTCGGCACGCTCGGCGGCTGCGCTACGCCGGCGGCCAGTCGTACTAG
- a CDS encoding uracil-DNA glycosylase, whose amino-acid sequence MGALARLVERGLVAPDWANALAPVDDRIESMGRFLREELAAGRFYLPAGDDVLKAFARPLADVCVLVVGQDPYPTPGHPIGLSFAVAPDVRPVPRSLTNIYTELRTDLEIETPAHGDLTGWADQGVMLLNRVLTVRPGEAASHRGRGWEQVTECAITALVRRGGPCAAILWGRDAQSLKPMLGSIPWVESAHPSPLSASRGFFGSRPFSRVNRLLAEQGAAPVDWRLPA is encoded by the coding sequence ATGGGTGCTCTGGCGCGGCTGGTGGAACGCGGGCTGGTGGCCCCCGACTGGGCGAACGCCCTGGCGCCGGTCGACGACCGGATCGAGTCGATGGGCCGCTTTCTGCGTGAGGAGTTGGCCGCCGGGCGGTTCTACCTGCCGGCCGGAGACGACGTGCTGAAGGCGTTCGCGCGGCCGCTGGCCGACGTATGCGTGCTGGTGGTCGGGCAGGACCCTTACCCGACTCCGGGGCACCCGATCGGGCTCAGCTTCGCGGTGGCACCCGACGTGCGGCCGGTGCCTCGGTCGCTGACCAACATCTACACCGAGCTCCGCACCGACCTGGAGATCGAGACGCCGGCCCACGGCGACCTCACCGGCTGGGCAGACCAGGGGGTGATGCTGCTCAACCGCGTGCTGACGGTGCGCCCGGGCGAGGCCGCGTCGCACCGCGGGCGCGGTTGGGAGCAGGTCACCGAGTGCGCGATCACCGCCCTGGTGCGCCGCGGCGGACCGTGCGCGGCGATCTTGTGGGGTCGCGACGCCCAGTCGCTCAAGCCGATGCTGGGATCGATCCCGTGGGTCGAGTCGGCTCATCCCTCGCCGCTGTCGGCGAGCCGCGGGTTCTTCGGGTCGAGGCCGTTCAGTCGGGTCAACCGGCTGCTGGCCGAGCAGGGCGCAGCGCCGGTCGACTGGCGACTCCCGGCCTAG
- a CDS encoding class III extradiol ring-cleavage dioxygenase, producing the protein MTDRMPALYIGHGAPPLLDDPTWSGQLAAWAGDLPRPKAILIVSAHWESAPVSLTANGAPLVYDFGGFDAKYYRMTYQTPDSTALAARVAAMMPDTEPMHQHASRGLDHGAWVPLRIMYPDADIPVLQMSLPTDDPIRLMKLGERLRPLREEGVLIIGSGFLTHGLPFLREFRIDAAAPGWSTEFDAWAGEALARGDIDALASYKSKAPGMPYAHPTVEHYTPLFVTLGAATDAETPGTQVIDGFWMGLSKRSLQVA; encoded by the coding sequence ATGACCGACCGCATGCCCGCGCTGTACATCGGCCACGGCGCTCCGCCCCTGCTCGACGACCCGACCTGGTCCGGGCAGCTGGCCGCCTGGGCCGGCGACCTCCCCCGTCCGAAGGCGATCCTCATCGTCAGCGCGCACTGGGAGTCGGCGCCGGTCAGCCTCACCGCCAACGGCGCACCGCTCGTCTACGACTTCGGTGGCTTCGACGCGAAGTACTACCGGATGACCTATCAGACTCCTGACTCCACCGCGCTCGCCGCCCGGGTCGCCGCGATGATGCCCGACACCGAGCCCATGCACCAGCACGCCTCGCGCGGCCTCGACCACGGGGCGTGGGTGCCGCTGCGCATCATGTACCCCGACGCCGACATCCCGGTGCTTCAGATGTCGCTGCCCACCGACGACCCGATCCGCCTGATGAAGCTCGGCGAGCGGCTGCGCCCGCTGCGTGAGGAGGGCGTGCTGATCATCGGGTCGGGGTTCCTGACGCACGGCCTGCCGTTCCTCAGGGAGTTCCGCATCGACGCCGCGGCTCCGGGCTGGTCGACCGAGTTCGACGCCTGGGCCGGCGAGGCGCTCGCGCGCGGCGACATCGACGCGCTCGCGTCGTACAAGTCGAAGGCGCCGGGCATGCCCTACGCGCACCCCACGGTCGAGCACTACACGCCGCTGTTCGTCACCCTCGGCGCCGCCACCGATGCGGAGACGCCCGGCACGCAGGTCATCGACGGCTTCTGGATGGGGCTGTCGAAGCGGTCGCTGCAAGTCGCCTGA